In Cyanobium sp. AMD-g, one genomic interval encodes:
- a CDS encoding pyridoxal phosphate-dependent decarboxylase family protein, giving the protein MPKPPQSPLASVPPAHRPSSSPQDFGAFADPFQPDPALEEVLQQASGLLCRWLGQAGHGTPLPGLSVLPAVEPELAGLGSDRLLADLQLVMEGAYNPNHPGALAHLDPPPLSASIVADLICAGLNNNLLAEELSPSLSRLERALCAWMAGRLGLPDGAGGVAASGGSLSNLMALVTARHQRGLACRGEAVVLCSEEAHVSLVKATAVMGLPPEALVQLPVTAAGTLEPQALEERLAQLDRAGTPVIAVVATAGTTVRGALDPLEPIAALCRRYGHWLHVDGAIGAIFAFSERFRPALKGLGLADSITVNPQKLLGITKTSSLLLLADPRHLQRAFATGLPYMEPSWGGGHQGEAGLQGTRPGEILKLWLGLRQLGLDGVAALIDAAVQRRTQLEQRLRAIGGLSLCSGPLHLLAFRPEGCEGAQAERWSAATRAALLAEQLMLSRPVYRGHHHLKAVLGNPHTLPYHLERLSLVVQQSLAEPTHG; this is encoded by the coding sequence ATGCCGAAGCCCCCACAGTCGCCGTTGGCCAGCGTCCCCCCCGCCCACCGGCCATCGTCGTCCCCTCAGGACTTCGGCGCCTTTGCCGATCCCTTTCAGCCGGACCCGGCCCTGGAAGAGGTCCTGCAGCAGGCGTCCGGACTCCTCTGCCGCTGGCTTGGCCAGGCTGGCCACGGCACCCCCCTTCCCGGTCTGAGTGTGCTGCCGGCGGTGGAACCGGAGCTGGCGGGACTGGGAAGCGACAGGCTGCTGGCCGATCTGCAACTGGTGATGGAAGGGGCCTACAACCCCAACCATCCCGGCGCCCTGGCCCACCTCGATCCGCCGCCCCTGTCCGCCTCGATCGTGGCCGATCTGATCTGCGCCGGCCTGAACAACAACCTGCTGGCCGAGGAGCTCTCCCCCAGCCTCAGCCGTCTGGAGCGGGCCCTGTGTGCCTGGATGGCCGGGCGGCTTGGGCTTCCTGACGGTGCCGGGGGCGTGGCCGCCAGCGGCGGCAGCCTCAGCAACCTGATGGCTCTGGTCACCGCGCGCCATCAGCGTGGCCTGGCCTGCCGGGGCGAGGCGGTGGTGCTGTGCAGCGAGGAGGCCCATGTCTCGCTGGTCAAGGCCACGGCCGTGATGGGTCTGCCGCCCGAAGCCCTGGTGCAGCTCCCCGTGACGGCTGCCGGCACGCTCGAACCCCAGGCCCTTGAGGAGCGGCTGGCGCAGCTCGATCGGGCTGGCACGCCGGTGATCGCCGTGGTGGCCACCGCCGGCACGACCGTGCGCGGCGCCTTGGATCCCCTGGAGCCGATCGCGGCCCTGTGCCGGCGCTACGGCCACTGGCTGCATGTCGACGGGGCGATCGGCGCGATCTTCGCCTTCAGCGAACGCTTCCGCCCCGCGCTGAAGGGCCTGGGGCTGGCCGATTCGATCACGGTCAACCCCCAGAAGCTGCTTGGCATCACCAAGACCTCCTCGCTGCTGCTGCTGGCGGATCCGCGCCACCTGCAGCGGGCCTTTGCCACCGGGCTGCCCTACATGGAACCCAGCTGGGGCGGCGGCCACCAGGGGGAGGCGGGGCTGCAGGGCACCAGGCCCGGGGAGATCCTCAAGCTCTGGCTGGGTCTGCGTCAGCTCGGCCTCGACGGCGTGGCCGCCCTCATCGACGCGGCCGTCCAGCGCCGCACGCAACTGGAGCAGCGGTTGCGGGCCATCGGGGGCCTCAGCCTCTGCAGCGGCCCCCTGCACCTGCTCGCGTTCCGGCCCGAGGGCTGTGAAGGGGCGCAGGCGGAGCGCTGGAGTGCCGCCACCCGGGCGGCCCTGCTGGCTGAACAGCTGATGCTCTCGCGGCCCGTCTACCGGGGCCATCACCATCTCAAGGCGGTGCTGGGCAACCCGCATACGCTCCCGTACCATCTGGAGCGGCTCAGCCTGGTGGTGCAGCAAAGCCTGGCGGAGCCCACCCATGGCTGA
- a CDS encoding nucleoside deaminase, protein MVSDAVSLLWMDRLLRLSEAAGARGEIPVAAALLDEAGRCVGWGSNRRHRQADPLGHAELLALRQAAAARGDWRFNSCTLLVTLEPCPMCAGALIQARVGRVIYAAGDPKRGALGGSLDLSSHPSAHHHMAVSGGVRGARAGHQLEQWFRQRRLGRQAMAAGTAAGDD, encoded by the coding sequence ATGGTGAGTGACGCCGTCAGCCTGCTGTGGATGGACCGGCTCCTGCGCCTTTCCGAGGCGGCCGGGGCCCGGGGGGAGATCCCCGTCGCAGCCGCCTTACTGGATGAGGCCGGCCGCTGCGTCGGCTGGGGCAGCAATCGTCGCCACCGACAGGCGGATCCCCTTGGCCATGCCGAACTGCTGGCCCTGCGCCAGGCTGCGGCGGCGAGGGGCGACTGGCGCTTCAACAGCTGCACCCTGCTGGTGACCCTTGAGCCCTGTCCGATGTGCGCCGGTGCCCTGATCCAGGCGCGGGTGGGCCGTGTGATCTACGCCGCCGGGGACCCCAAGCGTGGTGCCCTCGGCGGCAGCCTCGACCTCTCCAGCCACCCCAGCGCCCACCACCACATGGCGGTCAGCGGTGGGGTGAGGGGCGCGCGGGCCGGCCATCAGCTGGAGCAGTGGTTCCGGCAGCGGCGCCTGGGCCGTCAGGCGATGGCGGCGGGCACAGCGGCAGGGGACGACTGA
- a CDS encoding alanine--glyoxylate aminotransferase family protein, protein MPLLPVPPTVSSTHRLALDPIATPERLLLGPGPSNAHPTVLQALARMPIGHLDPLYIELMGEVQDLLRYAWQTDNRLTIPMSGTGSAAMEATLANTIEPGDKVLVAVMGYFGQRLVDMAGRYRADVVTIERPWGEAFDLAELEAALITHKPAILAMVHAETSTGVCQPMDGIGDLCRQHDCLLLLDTVTSLGAVPLHIDAWKVDLAYSCSQKGLSCPPGLGPFTMGPRAEAKLAGRSGKVPNWYLDVSLLNKYWGSDRVYHHTAPVNMNFGMREALRLLAEEGLEAAWARHRSNAERLWAGLERLGLELHVSEPLRLATLTTVRIPQGVDGKAFSRHLLDRFGIEVGGGLGDLAGKVWRIGLMGYNSTPENVDRLLDIFASELPAFQSSPAAVPAAIA, encoded by the coding sequence TTGCCTCTTCTCCCAGTGCCTCCCACCGTCAGCAGCACCCACAGGCTCGCTCTGGATCCCATCGCCACCCCGGAGCGGCTGCTGCTGGGCCCTGGCCCTTCCAACGCCCACCCCACGGTGCTGCAGGCCCTGGCACGGATGCCGATCGGGCACCTCGATCCCCTCTACATCGAGCTGATGGGTGAGGTGCAGGACTTGCTCCGCTACGCCTGGCAGACCGATAACCGGCTCACCATTCCGATGAGCGGCACCGGCAGCGCCGCCATGGAAGCCACGCTGGCCAACACCATCGAGCCCGGCGACAAGGTGCTGGTGGCCGTGATGGGCTACTTCGGCCAGCGCCTGGTCGACATGGCCGGCCGCTACCGGGCCGACGTCGTCACGATCGAGCGGCCCTGGGGGGAGGCCTTTGACCTGGCCGAGCTCGAAGCGGCCCTGATCACGCACAAGCCCGCCATCCTGGCGATGGTGCATGCCGAAACCTCCACCGGGGTGTGTCAGCCGATGGACGGCATCGGCGACCTCTGCCGGCAGCACGACTGCCTGCTGCTGCTCGATACCGTCACCTCGCTTGGGGCGGTGCCGCTGCACATCGATGCCTGGAAGGTGGATCTGGCCTACAGCTGCAGCCAGAAGGGGCTCAGCTGCCCTCCCGGCCTGGGTCCCTTCACGATGGGCCCGAGGGCCGAGGCCAAGCTGGCCGGCCGCTCCGGCAAGGTGCCCAACTGGTACCTCGATGTCTCCCTGCTCAACAAGTACTGGGGCAGCGACAGGGTGTATCACCACACCGCACCGGTGAACATGAACTTCGGCATGCGCGAAGCCCTGCGGCTTCTGGCCGAAGAGGGCCTGGAGGCCGCCTGGGCGCGCCACCGCAGCAATGCCGAGCGCCTCTGGGCCGGTCTGGAGCGGCTGGGCCTTGAACTGCATGTCAGCGAGCCCCTGCGCCTGGCCACCCTCACCACCGTCCGCATCCCCCAGGGGGTCGACGGCAAGGCCTTCAGCCGCCATCTGCTCGATCGCTTCGGCATCGAGGTGGGCGGCGGGCTCGGGGATCTGGCCGGCAAGGTGTGGCGCATCGGCCTGATGGGCTACAACAGCACCCCGGAGAATGTCGATCGCCTGCTGGACATCTTCGCCAGCGAACTGCCCGCCTTTCAGTCGTCCCCTGCCGCTGTGCCCGCCGCCATCGCCTGA
- a CDS encoding allophycocyanin subunit beta has product MRDAITGLIGRYDQLGRYFDRSAIDRIDAYYGQAALRLAAVELINREAAVIVREAAQRLWLEDPELLLPGGNAYTTRRLSACLRDMDYFLRYASYALVADDFTILDERVLNGLDDTYKSLGVPTGPTVRSIALLGEVIAEMLADAGLVDTGLVRAPFEHLCRGLSSSNVRAR; this is encoded by the coding sequence ATGCGAGATGCCATCACCGGTCTGATTGGTCGTTACGACCAGCTGGGCCGCTACTTCGATCGTTCCGCGATCGACCGGATCGATGCCTATTACGGCCAGGCGGCGTTGCGTCTCGCCGCCGTCGAACTGATCAACCGGGAAGCGGCCGTCATCGTGCGCGAGGCGGCCCAGCGCCTCTGGCTTGAGGACCCCGAGCTGCTTCTCCCCGGTGGCAACGCCTACACCACCAGGCGCCTGTCGGCCTGTCTGCGCGACATGGACTACTTCCTGCGCTACGCCAGCTATGCCCTGGTGGCCGACGATTTCACCATCCTCGACGAGCGCGTTCTCAACGGCCTCGATGACACGTACAAGAGTCTGGGTGTTCCCACCGGACCGACCGTCCGCAGCATCGCCCTGCTCGGTGAGGTGATCGCCGAGATGCTGGCCGATGCCGGCCTGGTGGACACCGGACTGGTTCGGGCTCCCTTCGAGCACCTCTGCCGCGGCCTTTCCTCCAGCAACGTCCGCGCCCGCTGA
- a CDS encoding glutamine synthetase family protein, translating into MATSAQDVLRRLGEDGIERIDLKVSDLQGRWHSFGLEADQLGEGAFQRGLCLDSVSFDSVSFDSRASGLVLHPDPATAWIDPFLSPRSLSLIATFEVPAGSGPNVRHCPRSLAGRALALLAGSGLADAARFGVTQDVFLFNELIWHCNDQGCGYQIANGSEPPEALGNELLLTLAALGLPARLRQPSPPAPLLGLSLGSDDLLRAADALMVSRYVLGHVARRHGWRASLLPKPTLDPISAGLAVHQSLWRAGQPLFCGAGTYGDLSQTARWYLGGLLHHGCSLAAFTNPGTNSYRRLRSGPAAPTRLTYARNDPSTVVAVADSGSDPDKRRLVLRQADGLANPYLALAAMLMAGLDGVRRQSDPGSPSDLEPAADAVPSAGASLPTDLGGSLAALAGDHDYLLAGGVFSQELIEDWIALKRLELEELEHRPHPLEFASDPIA; encoded by the coding sequence ATGGCCACCTCCGCCCAGGACGTCCTGCGCCGCCTCGGGGAGGACGGCATCGAGCGCATCGACCTCAAGGTGAGTGACCTGCAGGGGCGCTGGCATTCGTTCGGGCTGGAGGCCGACCAGCTCGGCGAGGGGGCCTTTCAGCGGGGCCTTTGCCTCGACAGCGTTTCCTTTGACAGCGTTTCCTTCGACAGCCGTGCCAGCGGTCTGGTCCTGCATCCGGACCCTGCCACCGCCTGGATCGACCCCTTTCTCTCTCCCCGAAGCCTCAGCCTGATCGCCACGTTCGAGGTGCCGGCGGGGTCCGGGCCGAACGTCCGCCACTGCCCCCGTTCCCTGGCCGGCCGCGCCCTGGCCCTGCTGGCCGGCAGCGGCCTGGCCGATGCAGCCCGTTTCGGAGTGACGCAGGACGTTTTCCTGTTCAACGAGCTGATCTGGCACTGCAATGACCAGGGTTGTGGTTACCAGATCGCCAACGGCAGTGAGCCGCCGGAGGCGCTGGGCAACGAACTGCTGCTCACCCTGGCGGCCCTGGGCCTGCCGGCCCGCCTGCGTCAGCCGTCGCCGCCGGCCCCCCTGCTTGGGCTGAGCCTGGGGAGCGACGATCTGCTGCGGGCCGCCGATGCCCTGATGGTCAGCCGCTATGTGCTCGGTCACGTCGCCCGGCGCCACGGCTGGCGCGCCAGCCTGCTGCCGAAGCCCACGCTGGATCCCATCAGCGCTGGCCTGGCGGTGCACCAGAGCCTCTGGAGAGCCGGCCAGCCCCTGTTCTGCGGTGCAGGCACCTATGGCGACCTGTCCCAGACCGCCCGTTGGTACCTGGGGGGGCTGCTGCACCATGGCTGCTCCCTGGCCGCCTTCACCAACCCAGGCACCAACAGCTACCGGCGGCTGCGGAGCGGCCCCGCGGCCCCGACCCGCCTGACCTACGCCAGGAACGACCCCTCGACGGTGGTGGCGGTTGCCGACAGCGGCAGCGACCCCGACAAGCGGCGTCTGGTGCTGCGCCAGGCGGACGGGCTGGCCAATCCCTATCTGGCCCTGGCGGCGATGCTGATGGCAGGGCTCGATGGCGTGCGCCGCCAGAGCGATCCCGGCTCCCCCAGCGATCTGGAGCCCGCCGCCGACGCTGTCCCGTCAGCTGGCGCCAGCCTGCCCACCGACCTGGGCGGATCCCTGGCGGCCCTCGCCGGCGACCATGACTACCTGCTGGCCGGTGGTGTCTTCAGCCAGGAGCTGATCGAGGACTGGATCGCCCTCAAACGCCTGGAGCTGGAGGAACTGGAGCACCGGCCCCATCCCCTTGAGTTCGCCAGCGACCCCATCGCCTGA